One window of Catharus ustulatus isolate bCatUst1 chromosome 3, bCatUst1.pri.v2, whole genome shotgun sequence genomic DNA carries:
- the ERMARD gene encoding endoplasmic reticulum membrane-associated RNA degradation protein isoform X2: protein MALPDSVTTCLSQPVHYVICKLGFEKKDTYDINNVLSGNGEVCWQAVTEHVCYLESDQSVDYIKSIRLLGPVCESVNLYFKSLTKEQFVIQYASWFQWTNCTEVFLEVFDVLQYTQATEVALGLMKLTSCLERALGDVYLLKGNDCPFLLRDLLASEQLADVFGQAVMNVLRVFIGSPHGLNLRNVLWHGFASPQEIPAKYCAMLLFLTAGLGQLLQTYLLQTEGVLVHRPYVIFISLEELDAFPDLNDEILSIAEELVKLSSFVLKIMLPFWIAALTAFRQNRYADSVILLLPQLEVGLRLLFTTTNKCPNRLLTAESSAFYTTFDEILAKHLDNEEVNQLPVVLEDPAMDFLWDFLNHQEGPRIRDRLSHGEINLETFPREVANQIIGFAITILCRFSDEDMKSFKEHMVLKPLMNCASCYRSRFHPISRLKKQVLECMKSIHLWLELPTVPEEQVEKNKGLEGNAEVNTFILTISEIISQLQHYMPQNFCSSDDPINSVLTERLLVELCDTRICTLYSPRPVLEVVAVLRKISAQCHQVSQQVIAGAGLRYTQWVNKTLRSRQRHNYRRMLNSIKFLSPVLRLILLLITLELVSVHSVCKKNPFDYQQYLKFLKSVLQYTENLVTYTSPEKNKWDETMELTKKTLIEIKKISDRKLMLMNLAM, encoded by the exons ATCAAAGCGTGGATTATATCAAAAGCATACGATTGTTAGGACCTGTCTGTGAATCTGTTAATTTGTACTTCAAATCCCTGACCAAGGAGCAATTTGTAATTCAATATGCATCATGGTTCCAGTGGACAAACTGCACAGAG GTATTTCTTGAAGTATTTGATGTTTTACAATATACACAAGCCACAGAAGTTGCTCTTGGCCTAATGAAACTAACATCATGCTTGGAGCGAGCCTTAGGTGAC gTGTATTTACTTAAAGGTAATGATTGTCCTTTCCTTCTAAGAGACTTGCTTGCATCTGAGCAACTTGCAGATGTCTTTGGACAAGCTGTA ATGAATGTACTGAGGGTATTCATTGGATCTCCACATGGTCTGAACCTCCGTAATGTTTTGTGGCATGGGTTTGCGTCACCACAAGAAATTCCTGCCAA ATACTGTGCTATGCTGCTTTTTTTAACTGCAGGATTGGGTCAGTTGTTACAGACTTATCTTCTGCAAACTGAAGGTGTTTTAGTACATCGACCTTATGTTATCTTCATTAGCTTAGAGGAACTTGATGCATTTCCAG ATCTTAATGATGAAATACTTTCCATAGCTGAAGAACTTGTAAAACTGTCcagttttgtattaaaaattatgttacCATTTTGGATCGCTGCTTTAAcagctttcaggcaaaacag GTATGCTGACAGTGTGATTCTCTTACTTCCTCAGCTGGAAGTTGGACTTAGATTGCTCTTCACTACAACTAATAAATGTCCAAATCGGTTGCTAACAGCAGAG TCTTCGGCTTTCTACACCACTTTTGATGAG atacTAGCAAAGCATTTGGATAATGAAGAAGTCAACCAGCTACCTGTAGTTCTTGAGGATCCTGCCATG GACTTCCTTTGGGATTTCTTGAACCACCAGGAGGGCCCACGTATAAGAGATCGTTTAAGCCATGGAGAGATCAATCTGGAAACTTTTCCCAGAGAAGTAGCTAATCAGATAATTGGATTTGCTATTACTATTCTCTGCAGATTCTCAGACGAGGATATGAAGTCTTTTAAG GAACACATGGTCCTAAAACCACTGATGAACTGTGCAAGTTGCTACCGATCTCGATTTCATCCAATTTCCCGACTCAAGAAACAG GTGCTGGAATGTATGAAGAGCATCCACTTATGGCTTGAATTGCCAACAGTGCCTGAGGaacaagtagaaaaaaataaagg gttggaaggaaatgctgaagtTAATACTTTCATTTTGACGATATCTGAAATTATATCTCAGTTGCAGCATTATATGCCCCAGAATTTCTGCAGTTCAGATGATCCTATCAATAGTGTTCTCACAGAGAG GCTGCTGGTGGAACTTTGTGATACACGCATTTGCACACTGTATTCCCCACGACCTGTCCTGGAGGTAGTGGCGGTACTCCGCAAAATAAGCGCGCAGTGCCATCAAGTGTCCCAACAGGTTATTGCCGGCGCTGGACTGAGATACACGCAGTGGGTCAACAAGACTCTGCGTTCTCGCCAGAGGCACAACTATCGGCGGATGCTCAACAG cATTAAATTTTTGTCTCCAGTGTTGCGGCTCATCTTACTGTTGATTACTCTGGAACTAGTCAGTGTTCATTCAGTTTGTAAGAAGAATCCTTTTGATTATCAGCAGTATCTAAA GTTTTTGAAGTCAGTCTTGCAGTATACTGAGAACTTGGTGACATACACAAGCCCTGAGAAAAACAAGTGGGATGAAACCATGGAACTTACAAAGAAGACTTTgatagaaataaagaaaatcagtgACAGAAAGCTAATGTTAATGAATCTAGCTATGTGA
- the ERMARD gene encoding endoplasmic reticulum membrane-associated RNA degradation protein isoform X1 produces MICLRKTMALPDSVTTCLSQPVHYVICKLGFEKKDTYDINNVLSGNGEVCWQAVTEHVCYLESDQSVDYIKSIRLLGPVCESVNLYFKSLTKEQFVIQYASWFQWTNCTEVFLEVFDVLQYTQATEVALGLMKLTSCLERALGDVYLLKGNDCPFLLRDLLASEQLADVFGQAVMNVLRVFIGSPHGLNLRNVLWHGFASPQEIPAKYCAMLLFLTAGLGQLLQTYLLQTEGVLVHRPYVIFISLEELDAFPDLNDEILSIAEELVKLSSFVLKIMLPFWIAALTAFRQNRYADSVILLLPQLEVGLRLLFTTTNKCPNRLLTAESSAFYTTFDEILAKHLDNEEVNQLPVVLEDPAMDFLWDFLNHQEGPRIRDRLSHGEINLETFPREVANQIIGFAITILCRFSDEDMKSFKEHMVLKPLMNCASCYRSRFHPISRLKKQVLECMKSIHLWLELPTVPEEQVEKNKGLEGNAEVNTFILTISEIISQLQHYMPQNFCSSDDPINSVLTERLLVELCDTRICTLYSPRPVLEVVAVLRKISAQCHQVSQQVIAGAGLRYTQWVNKTLRSRQRHNYRRMLNSIKFLSPVLRLILLLITLELVSVHSVCKKNPFDYQQYLKFLKSVLQYTENLVTYTSPEKNKWDETMELTKKTLIEIKKISDRKLMLMNLAM; encoded by the exons ATCAAAGCGTGGATTATATCAAAAGCATACGATTGTTAGGACCTGTCTGTGAATCTGTTAATTTGTACTTCAAATCCCTGACCAAGGAGCAATTTGTAATTCAATATGCATCATGGTTCCAGTGGACAAACTGCACAGAG GTATTTCTTGAAGTATTTGATGTTTTACAATATACACAAGCCACAGAAGTTGCTCTTGGCCTAATGAAACTAACATCATGCTTGGAGCGAGCCTTAGGTGAC gTGTATTTACTTAAAGGTAATGATTGTCCTTTCCTTCTAAGAGACTTGCTTGCATCTGAGCAACTTGCAGATGTCTTTGGACAAGCTGTA ATGAATGTACTGAGGGTATTCATTGGATCTCCACATGGTCTGAACCTCCGTAATGTTTTGTGGCATGGGTTTGCGTCACCACAAGAAATTCCTGCCAA ATACTGTGCTATGCTGCTTTTTTTAACTGCAGGATTGGGTCAGTTGTTACAGACTTATCTTCTGCAAACTGAAGGTGTTTTAGTACATCGACCTTATGTTATCTTCATTAGCTTAGAGGAACTTGATGCATTTCCAG ATCTTAATGATGAAATACTTTCCATAGCTGAAGAACTTGTAAAACTGTCcagttttgtattaaaaattatgttacCATTTTGGATCGCTGCTTTAAcagctttcaggcaaaacag GTATGCTGACAGTGTGATTCTCTTACTTCCTCAGCTGGAAGTTGGACTTAGATTGCTCTTCACTACAACTAATAAATGTCCAAATCGGTTGCTAACAGCAGAG TCTTCGGCTTTCTACACCACTTTTGATGAG atacTAGCAAAGCATTTGGATAATGAAGAAGTCAACCAGCTACCTGTAGTTCTTGAGGATCCTGCCATG GACTTCCTTTGGGATTTCTTGAACCACCAGGAGGGCCCACGTATAAGAGATCGTTTAAGCCATGGAGAGATCAATCTGGAAACTTTTCCCAGAGAAGTAGCTAATCAGATAATTGGATTTGCTATTACTATTCTCTGCAGATTCTCAGACGAGGATATGAAGTCTTTTAAG GAACACATGGTCCTAAAACCACTGATGAACTGTGCAAGTTGCTACCGATCTCGATTTCATCCAATTTCCCGACTCAAGAAACAG GTGCTGGAATGTATGAAGAGCATCCACTTATGGCTTGAATTGCCAACAGTGCCTGAGGaacaagtagaaaaaaataaagg gttggaaggaaatgctgaagtTAATACTTTCATTTTGACGATATCTGAAATTATATCTCAGTTGCAGCATTATATGCCCCAGAATTTCTGCAGTTCAGATGATCCTATCAATAGTGTTCTCACAGAGAG GCTGCTGGTGGAACTTTGTGATACACGCATTTGCACACTGTATTCCCCACGACCTGTCCTGGAGGTAGTGGCGGTACTCCGCAAAATAAGCGCGCAGTGCCATCAAGTGTCCCAACAGGTTATTGCCGGCGCTGGACTGAGATACACGCAGTGGGTCAACAAGACTCTGCGTTCTCGCCAGAGGCACAACTATCGGCGGATGCTCAACAG cATTAAATTTTTGTCTCCAGTGTTGCGGCTCATCTTACTGTTGATTACTCTGGAACTAGTCAGTGTTCATTCAGTTTGTAAGAAGAATCCTTTTGATTATCAGCAGTATCTAAA GTTTTTGAAGTCAGTCTTGCAGTATACTGAGAACTTGGTGACATACACAAGCCCTGAGAAAAACAAGTGGGATGAAACCATGGAACTTACAAAGAAGACTTTgatagaaataaagaaaatcagtgACAGAAAGCTAATGTTAATGAATCTAGCTATGTGA
- the ERMARD gene encoding endoplasmic reticulum membrane-associated RNA degradation protein isoform X3 — MLASCYRAYQSVDYIKSIRLLGPVCESVNLYFKSLTKEQFVIQYASWFQWTNCTEVFLEVFDVLQYTQATEVALGLMKLTSCLERALGDVYLLKGNDCPFLLRDLLASEQLADVFGQAVMNVLRVFIGSPHGLNLRNVLWHGFASPQEIPAKYCAMLLFLTAGLGQLLQTYLLQTEGVLVHRPYVIFISLEELDAFPDLNDEILSIAEELVKLSSFVLKIMLPFWIAALTAFRQNRYADSVILLLPQLEVGLRLLFTTTNKCPNRLLTAESSAFYTTFDEILAKHLDNEEVNQLPVVLEDPAMDFLWDFLNHQEGPRIRDRLSHGEINLETFPREVANQIIGFAITILCRFSDEDMKSFKEHMVLKPLMNCASCYRSRFHPISRLKKQVLECMKSIHLWLELPTVPEEQVEKNKGLEGNAEVNTFILTISEIISQLQHYMPQNFCSSDDPINSVLTERLLVELCDTRICTLYSPRPVLEVVAVLRKISAQCHQVSQQVIAGAGLRYTQWVNKTLRSRQRHNYRRMLNSIKFLSPVLRLILLLITLELVSVHSVCKKNPFDYQQYLKFLKSVLQYTENLVTYTSPEKNKWDETMELTKKTLIEIKKISDRKLMLMNLAM, encoded by the exons ATCAAAGCGTGGATTATATCAAAAGCATACGATTGTTAGGACCTGTCTGTGAATCTGTTAATTTGTACTTCAAATCCCTGACCAAGGAGCAATTTGTAATTCAATATGCATCATGGTTCCAGTGGACAAACTGCACAGAG GTATTTCTTGAAGTATTTGATGTTTTACAATATACACAAGCCACAGAAGTTGCTCTTGGCCTAATGAAACTAACATCATGCTTGGAGCGAGCCTTAGGTGAC gTGTATTTACTTAAAGGTAATGATTGTCCTTTCCTTCTAAGAGACTTGCTTGCATCTGAGCAACTTGCAGATGTCTTTGGACAAGCTGTA ATGAATGTACTGAGGGTATTCATTGGATCTCCACATGGTCTGAACCTCCGTAATGTTTTGTGGCATGGGTTTGCGTCACCACAAGAAATTCCTGCCAA ATACTGTGCTATGCTGCTTTTTTTAACTGCAGGATTGGGTCAGTTGTTACAGACTTATCTTCTGCAAACTGAAGGTGTTTTAGTACATCGACCTTATGTTATCTTCATTAGCTTAGAGGAACTTGATGCATTTCCAG ATCTTAATGATGAAATACTTTCCATAGCTGAAGAACTTGTAAAACTGTCcagttttgtattaaaaattatgttacCATTTTGGATCGCTGCTTTAAcagctttcaggcaaaacag GTATGCTGACAGTGTGATTCTCTTACTTCCTCAGCTGGAAGTTGGACTTAGATTGCTCTTCACTACAACTAATAAATGTCCAAATCGGTTGCTAACAGCAGAG TCTTCGGCTTTCTACACCACTTTTGATGAG atacTAGCAAAGCATTTGGATAATGAAGAAGTCAACCAGCTACCTGTAGTTCTTGAGGATCCTGCCATG GACTTCCTTTGGGATTTCTTGAACCACCAGGAGGGCCCACGTATAAGAGATCGTTTAAGCCATGGAGAGATCAATCTGGAAACTTTTCCCAGAGAAGTAGCTAATCAGATAATTGGATTTGCTATTACTATTCTCTGCAGATTCTCAGACGAGGATATGAAGTCTTTTAAG GAACACATGGTCCTAAAACCACTGATGAACTGTGCAAGTTGCTACCGATCTCGATTTCATCCAATTTCCCGACTCAAGAAACAG GTGCTGGAATGTATGAAGAGCATCCACTTATGGCTTGAATTGCCAACAGTGCCTGAGGaacaagtagaaaaaaataaagg gttggaaggaaatgctgaagtTAATACTTTCATTTTGACGATATCTGAAATTATATCTCAGTTGCAGCATTATATGCCCCAGAATTTCTGCAGTTCAGATGATCCTATCAATAGTGTTCTCACAGAGAG GCTGCTGGTGGAACTTTGTGATACACGCATTTGCACACTGTATTCCCCACGACCTGTCCTGGAGGTAGTGGCGGTACTCCGCAAAATAAGCGCGCAGTGCCATCAAGTGTCCCAACAGGTTATTGCCGGCGCTGGACTGAGATACACGCAGTGGGTCAACAAGACTCTGCGTTCTCGCCAGAGGCACAACTATCGGCGGATGCTCAACAG cATTAAATTTTTGTCTCCAGTGTTGCGGCTCATCTTACTGTTGATTACTCTGGAACTAGTCAGTGTTCATTCAGTTTGTAAGAAGAATCCTTTTGATTATCAGCAGTATCTAAA GTTTTTGAAGTCAGTCTTGCAGTATACTGAGAACTTGGTGACATACACAAGCCCTGAGAAAAACAAGTGGGATGAAACCATGGAACTTACAAAGAAGACTTTgatagaaataaagaaaatcagtgACAGAAAGCTAATGTTAATGAATCTAGCTATGTGA